A window of Solanum stenotomum isolate F172 chromosome 3, ASM1918654v1, whole genome shotgun sequence contains these coding sequences:
- the LOC125858304 gene encoding very-long-chain aldehyde decarbonylase CER3-like isoform X1 — translation MKKQNEGVEVVENGNDTLLRKTDAALFAWPWKNLGNYKYLLYGPFLAKFIHSMYWKESMEDIWCLHILVLCALRGLVHQLWSTYSNMLYLNRTRRVSQQGIDYEQIDHEWDWDNFLILQAIVGSFVYLNFPSLVNLPLWDVRGLISCLILHIGISEPLFYWMHRLLHSSHLFPLYHWHHHESKITHPFTAGHATFLEHLLLCVVIGIPTLGTAFIGYGSIIVMYSYILAFDFLRCLGHSNVEIIPHSLYQHVPLLRYVIYCPTYHSLHHQEMKTNFCLFMPLYDMLGNTLNTASWSLHKEISSRTSTDERAPDFVFLVHIVDIMSSMHAPFLFRSFSSGPFSTRLFLLPMWPFAFVVVLAMWLKTKTFLFSFYNIRGRLNQTWIVPRAGFQYFLPFAAEGINKLIEEAILRADRIGVKVISLAALNKNESLNGGGTLFVNKHPNLRVRVVHGNTLTAAVILNEIPRDVNEVFLTGATSKLGRAIALYLARRRVRILMLTKSTERFMKIQREAPVECQKYLVQVTNCKEAKQCKTWIIGKWSTPREQSWAPSGTHFYQFVVPPIIPFRRDCTYGKLAAMRLPKDVTGLGTCEYTMGRGIVHACHAGGLVHLLEGWTHHEVGAIDVDQIDVVWEAALKHGLKPLYNSP, via the exons ATGAAGAAACAGAATGAGGGAGTTGAAGTAGTTGAAAATGGAAATGATACTTTGTTGAGAAAAACAGATGCAGCTTTATTTGCCTGGCCATGGAAGAACTTGGGAAATTACAAG TATTTGTTGTATGGACCATTTCTTGCGAAATTCATACATTCTATGTATTGGAAAGAGAGCATGGAGGATATTTGGTGTTTGCATATTCTTGTATTGTGTGCTCTGAGAGGCCTTGTTCATCAGCTATGGAGCACTTATAGTAATATGTTGTATCTAAATCGCACGCGAAGGGTGTCTCAACAAGGGATAGATTATGAGCAAATTGATCATGAATGGGATTG GGATAACTTCCTTATCCTTCAAGCTATTGTGGGATCGTTCGTCTACTTGAACTTCCCTTCACTGGTTAATCTTCCTCTTTGGGATGTAAGAGGGCTTATTTCTTGTCTCATACTTCATATTGGTATCTCAGAGCCACTGTTCTATTGGATGCACAGATTATTGCATTCCTCTCATCTGTTTCCGCTATACCACTGGCATCACCACGAGTCTAAAATCACACACCCCTTTACTG CTGGGCATGCAACATTTCTGGAACATCTTTTGCTCTGTGTGGTTATAGGAATTCCAACCTTAGGCACTGCATTTATTGGTTACGGATCAATAATCGTTATGTACAGTTATATTCTGGCATTTGATTTCTTAAGATGTTTGGGACACAGCAATGTTGAAATCATTCCTCATAGTCTCTACCAGCACGTTCCACTACTTAGATATGTTATTTACTGCCCGAC ATACCACAGTCTACACCATCAGGAAATGAAGACAAATTTCTGTCTCTTCATGCCTCTATATGATATGTTGGGAAATACTTTAAATACCGCTTCATGGAGCCTTCACAAAGAAATAAGTTCAAGGACAA GTACAGATGAAAGAGCACCAGATTTTGTGTTTCTTGTGCATATTGTTGATATTATGTCGTCAATGCATGCCCCGTTTTTGTTCCGGTCATTCAGCTCAGGGCCTTTCTCCACAAGGCTCTTCTTGTTACCGATGTGGCCTTTTGCCTTTGTGGTGGTGCTTGCTATGTGGCTGAAGACTAAGACTTTTTTGTTCAGTTTTTACAACATAAGAGGAAGACTCAACCAAACTTGGATTGTGCCCAGGGCTGGTTTTCAG TATTTCTTGCCCTTTGCTGCAGAAGGCATAAATAAGCTCATTGAAGAAGCTATTCTTAGGGCTGATAGAATTGGTGTCAAGGTTATCAGCCTTGCTGCATTAAATAAG AATGAAAGTTTAAATGGCGGTGGAACACTCTTTGTCAACAAGCATCCGAATCTCAGAGTCCGAGTAGTCCATGGAAACACCTTGACAGCTGCTGTGATCTTGAATGAGATTCCTCGAGATGTAAATGAGGTCTTCTTAACAGGTGCTACTTCTAAGCTTGGAAGGGCCATTGCACTCTACCTTGCTCGTCGAAGAGTCAGAATTCTG ATGCTCACTAAGTCCACTGAGAGATTCATGAAAATTCAAAGAGAAGCTCCAGTTGAGTGCCAGAAGTATCTGGTTCAAGTGACAAATTGCAAAGAAGCTAAACAGTGTAAG ACTTGGATTATTGGCAAATGGTCTACCCCTAGAGAGCAGAGCTGGGCTCCATCAGGAACTCACTTTTATCAGTTTGTCGTTCCTCCTATCATTCCCTTTCGCAGAGACTGTACCTATGGCAAGTTAGCAGCAATGAGACTTCCAAAAGATGTCACTGGTTTAGGAACTTGTGAG TATACAATGGGAAGAGGCATAGTTCATGCTTGTCACGCGGGTGGGCTAGTTCATCTTCTTGAAGGCTGGACACACCATGAGGTTGGAGCTATCGATGTTGATCAGATTGATGTCGTGTGGGAGGCTGCATTAAAGCATGGTTTGAAACCTTTGTATAATTCACCATAG
- the LOC125858304 gene encoding very-long-chain aldehyde decarbonylase CER3-like isoform X2, translating to MKKQNEGVEVVENGNDTLLRKTDAALFAWPWKNLGNYKYLLYGPFLAKFIHSMYWKESMEDIWCLHILVLCALRGLVHQLWSTYSNMLYLNRTRRVSQQGIDYEQIDHEWDWDNFLILQAIVGSFVYLNFPSLVNLPLWDVRGLISCLILHIGISEPLFYWMHRLLHSSHLFPLYHWHHHESKITHPFTAGHATFLEHLLLCVVIGIPTLGTAFIGYGSIIVMYSYILAFDFLRCLGHSNVEIIPHSLYQHVPLLRYVIYCPTYHSLHHQEMKTNFCLFMPLYDMLGNTLNTASWSLHKEISSRTNERAPDFVFLVHIVDIMSSMHAPFLFRSFSSGPFSTRLFLLPMWPFAFVVVLAMWLKTKTFLFSFYNIRGRLNQTWIVPRAGFQYFLPFAAEGINKLIEEAILRADRIGVKVISLAALNKNESLNGGGTLFVNKHPNLRVRVVHGNTLTAAVILNEIPRDVNEVFLTGATSKLGRAIALYLARRRVRILMLTKSTERFMKIQREAPVECQKYLVQVTNCKEAKQCKTWIIGKWSTPREQSWAPSGTHFYQFVVPPIIPFRRDCTYGKLAAMRLPKDVTGLGTCEYTMGRGIVHACHAGGLVHLLEGWTHHEVGAIDVDQIDVVWEAALKHGLKPLYNSP from the exons ATGAAGAAACAGAATGAGGGAGTTGAAGTAGTTGAAAATGGAAATGATACTTTGTTGAGAAAAACAGATGCAGCTTTATTTGCCTGGCCATGGAAGAACTTGGGAAATTACAAG TATTTGTTGTATGGACCATTTCTTGCGAAATTCATACATTCTATGTATTGGAAAGAGAGCATGGAGGATATTTGGTGTTTGCATATTCTTGTATTGTGTGCTCTGAGAGGCCTTGTTCATCAGCTATGGAGCACTTATAGTAATATGTTGTATCTAAATCGCACGCGAAGGGTGTCTCAACAAGGGATAGATTATGAGCAAATTGATCATGAATGGGATTG GGATAACTTCCTTATCCTTCAAGCTATTGTGGGATCGTTCGTCTACTTGAACTTCCCTTCACTGGTTAATCTTCCTCTTTGGGATGTAAGAGGGCTTATTTCTTGTCTCATACTTCATATTGGTATCTCAGAGCCACTGTTCTATTGGATGCACAGATTATTGCATTCCTCTCATCTGTTTCCGCTATACCACTGGCATCACCACGAGTCTAAAATCACACACCCCTTTACTG CTGGGCATGCAACATTTCTGGAACATCTTTTGCTCTGTGTGGTTATAGGAATTCCAACCTTAGGCACTGCATTTATTGGTTACGGATCAATAATCGTTATGTACAGTTATATTCTGGCATTTGATTTCTTAAGATGTTTGGGACACAGCAATGTTGAAATCATTCCTCATAGTCTCTACCAGCACGTTCCACTACTTAGATATGTTATTTACTGCCCGAC ATACCACAGTCTACACCATCAGGAAATGAAGACAAATTTCTGTCTCTTCATGCCTCTATATGATATGTTGGGAAATACTTTAAATACCGCTTCATGGAGCCTTCACAAAGAAATAAGTTCAAGGACAA ATGAAAGAGCACCAGATTTTGTGTTTCTTGTGCATATTGTTGATATTATGTCGTCAATGCATGCCCCGTTTTTGTTCCGGTCATTCAGCTCAGGGCCTTTCTCCACAAGGCTCTTCTTGTTACCGATGTGGCCTTTTGCCTTTGTGGTGGTGCTTGCTATGTGGCTGAAGACTAAGACTTTTTTGTTCAGTTTTTACAACATAAGAGGAAGACTCAACCAAACTTGGATTGTGCCCAGGGCTGGTTTTCAG TATTTCTTGCCCTTTGCTGCAGAAGGCATAAATAAGCTCATTGAAGAAGCTATTCTTAGGGCTGATAGAATTGGTGTCAAGGTTATCAGCCTTGCTGCATTAAATAAG AATGAAAGTTTAAATGGCGGTGGAACACTCTTTGTCAACAAGCATCCGAATCTCAGAGTCCGAGTAGTCCATGGAAACACCTTGACAGCTGCTGTGATCTTGAATGAGATTCCTCGAGATGTAAATGAGGTCTTCTTAACAGGTGCTACTTCTAAGCTTGGAAGGGCCATTGCACTCTACCTTGCTCGTCGAAGAGTCAGAATTCTG ATGCTCACTAAGTCCACTGAGAGATTCATGAAAATTCAAAGAGAAGCTCCAGTTGAGTGCCAGAAGTATCTGGTTCAAGTGACAAATTGCAAAGAAGCTAAACAGTGTAAG ACTTGGATTATTGGCAAATGGTCTACCCCTAGAGAGCAGAGCTGGGCTCCATCAGGAACTCACTTTTATCAGTTTGTCGTTCCTCCTATCATTCCCTTTCGCAGAGACTGTACCTATGGCAAGTTAGCAGCAATGAGACTTCCAAAAGATGTCACTGGTTTAGGAACTTGTGAG TATACAATGGGAAGAGGCATAGTTCATGCTTGTCACGCGGGTGGGCTAGTTCATCTTCTTGAAGGCTGGACACACCATGAGGTTGGAGCTATCGATGTTGATCAGATTGATGTCGTGTGGGAGGCTGCATTAAAGCATGGTTTGAAACCTTTGTATAATTCACCATAG